The DNA window CAACGGAATTGTCGATGACTGCCGCAAGATTCCCCCTGTGCTCTGGCATAAGCGCCTCACAGGCGTTATGAGAACGAGAAGGAGCGAAATGGGCTGGGGACTTTGGATATAGCGCCGGAGAGAGAGGATATCGCCGACATGCCGGCCCGTCGGCGATGGTTCGAAAATCGGCCTGTGCTGAAGCGCATCGTTCTTGCCCTGCTGGCCGTGCTGATCCTTCCCTACGTGCTGATCTTCCTTTACCTGCTGCCCTTCATCCACCCTGTGTCGACCCTGATGCTGCGCGATCTCGTGCTGCTGCGCGGCTATGACCGCAGATGGGTGTCGCTGGACGAGATCTCTCCGGTCCTGGTGCAGTCGGTGATGATGTCCGAAGACGGTCAATATTGCTTCCATGGCGGCGTTGACTGGGCGGAGATGCGTATGCTGGTCGAAGATACGCTGAAAGGCCAGGCGACGCGCGGCGGCAGTACGATTCCGATGCAGACGGCCAAGAATCTCTTCCTCTGGAACAGCCGCTCTTTCGTGCGCAAGGCGCTGGAGCTTCCGCTCGCCGTCACCACGGATTTCGTCCTGTCGAAGCGGCGGTTGATGGAAATCTATCTCAATATCGCCGAATGGGGTCCGGGCGTTTACGGCATCGAGGCGGCCGCCCACCATCATTTCAAGGTGCCGGCCTCGAAGCTGACGCGACGCCAGGCATCGCTGCTTGCCGTTTCGCTGCCGAACCCGATCGACCGCAACGCGGGCAAACCCGGGCGGGGCCTTCGCCGCCTGGCCGGCGTCATCGAGAGGCGTGCGCAGGGTTCGGGCGATTACATCAAGTGCATCTATGAATAAGATCAGAACTTGTCGTTAGTAACCGTGAGCGTCATC is part of the Rhizobium bangladeshense genome and encodes:
- the mtgA gene encoding monofunctional biosynthetic peptidoglycan transglycosylase: MDIAPEREDIADMPARRRWFENRPVLKRIVLALLAVLILPYVLIFLYLLPFIHPVSTLMLRDLVLLRGYDRRWVSLDEISPVLVQSVMMSEDGQYCFHGGVDWAEMRMLVEDTLKGQATRGGSTIPMQTAKNLFLWNSRSFVRKALELPLAVTTDFVLSKRRLMEIYLNIAEWGPGVYGIEAAAHHHFKVPASKLTRRQASLLAVSLPNPIDRNAGKPGRGLRRLAGVIERRAQGSGDYIKCIYE